A genomic window from Lutra lutra chromosome 17, mLutLut1.2, whole genome shotgun sequence includes:
- the SPHK2 gene encoding sphingosine kinase 2 isoform X2 translates to MNGNLEAEEQRDQRPDQELTWSWGHRPRSALDRAEAMAPPPPLPLAASTPLLHGEFGSYPARGSRLALTLTPQALHIQRLRPKPEARPRGSLVSLAEVSGCCTLRSRSPTDQAAYFCVYTYPQGRHGGRLGGQRRAARTFRADGAATYEENRAEAQRWAIALMCLLRGLPLPGDREITPELLPKPPRLLLLVNPFGGRGLAWQWCKNHVLPMISEAGLSFNLIRTERQNHARELVQGLSLSEWDGIVTVSGDGLLFEVLNGLLDRPDWEEAVKTPVGILPCGSGNALAGAVNQHGGFEPALGVDLLLNCSLLLCRGGSRPLDLLSVTLASGSRCFSFLAVAWGFVSDVDIQSERFRALGSARFTLGTVLGLATLHTYRGRLSYLPAAVEPASPAPARGLPRAKSELTLAPAPAPAPAPPVAHSPLHRSVSDLPLPLPQPALTSPGSPEPLPILSLNGGGPELAGDWGGAGDAPLSPDPLLPSPPSSPKALLSPVTEGVPETTASSGLAPPTPDVPGAAPGATSARGPPDHLLPPLGTPLPPGWVTLEGDFVLMLAISPSHLGADLVAAPHARFDDGLVHLCWVRAGISRAALLRLFLAMERGSHFSLGCPQLGYAAARAFRLEPLTPRGVLTVDGEQVEYGPLQAQVHPGLGTLLTGPPGRRT, encoded by the exons ATGAATGGAAACCTTGAAGCAGAGGAGCAGCGGGACCAG aggCCAGACCAGGAGCTGACCTGGAGCTGGGGCCACAGGCCTAGAAGCGCCCTGGACAGGGCCGAGGCCAtggcccccccaccaccactgccatTGGCCGCAAGCACCCCGCTCCTGCATGGCGAGTTCGGCTCCTACCCGGCCCGGGGCTCCCGCCTGGCCCTCACTCTCACCCCACAGGCCCTGCACATACAGCGGCTGCGCCCGAAGCCCGAAGCCCGCCCCCGGGGCAGCCTGGTCTCCCTGGCCGAGGTGTCAGGCTGCTGCACCCTGCGGAGCCGCAGCCCCACAGACCAGGCGGCCTACTTCTGCGTCTACACCTACCCGCAGGGCCGGCACGGGGGCCGCCTCGGGGGCCAGCGGAGAGCCGCCCGCACCTTTCGGGCCGACGGGGCAGCCACCTACGAGGAGAACCGCGCTGAGGCCCAGCGCTGGGCCATTGCGCTCATGTGTCTGCTCCGTGGACTGCCACTGCCAGGGGACAGGG AAATCACCCCCGAGCTGCTGCCGAAGCCACCCCGATTGCTCCTATTGGTCAATCCGTTTGGGGGGCGGGGTCTGGCCTGGCAGTGGTGTAAGAACCACGTGCTGCCCATGATTTCTGAAGCCGGGCTGTCCTTCAACCTCATCCGGACAG AACGGCAGAACCACGCCCGGGAGCTGGTGCAGGGGCTGAGCCTGAGTGAGTGGGATGGCATCGTCACAGTCTCAGGAGACGGGCTGTTGTTCGAG GTGCTGAACGGACTCCTAGACCGCCCTGACTGGGAAGAAGCTGTGAAGACACCCGTGGGCATCCTCCCCTGTGGCTCGGGCAACGCCCTGGCTGGAGCTGTGAACCAGCATGGGGG GTTTGAACCTGCCCTGGGTGTCGACCTGCTGCTCAACTGCTCGCTGTTGCTGTGCCGGGGGGGCAGCCGCCCATTGGACCTGCTCTCGGTGACGCTGGCCTCAGGCTCCCGCTGTTTCTCCTTCCTGGCCGTTGCCTGGGGCTTCGTGTCAGACGTGGACATCCAGAGCGAGCGCTTCAGGGCCCTGGGAAGCGCCCGCTTCACACTGGGCACGGTGCTGGGCCTTGCCACCCTGCACACCTACCGCGGACGCCTCTCTTACCTCCCCGCTGCTGTAGAGCCTGCCTCTCCCGCCCCTGCCCGAGGCCTACCCCGTGCCAAGTCAGAGCTGACCCTGGCCCCTGCCCCGGCCCCAGCGCCGGCCCCGCCTGTGGCGCACTCACCCCTGCATCGCTCGGTGTCTgacctgcctctgcccctgccccagcctgccctGACCTCGCCAGGCTCGCCTGAGCCCCTGCCCATCCTGTCCCTCAATGGCGGGGGCCCAGAGTTGGctggggactggggtggggctggagatGCCCCACTGTCCCCAGACCCGCTGCTGCCCTCACCACCTAGCTCCCCTAAGGCTTTACTGTCACCCGTCACAGAGGGGGTCCCAGAAACGACAGCCTCCTCTGGGCTCGCACCTCCCACCCCTGATGTCCCGGGAGCTGCCCCAGGAGCCACTTCTGCCAGGGGCCCACCTGaccaccttctccctcctctgggcaCCCCACTGCCCCCGGGCTGGGTGACACTGGAGGGCGACTTTGTACTCATGTTGGCCATCTCACCCAGCCACCTGGGGGCTGACCTGGTGGCAGCCCCCCATGCGCGCTTTGACGACGGCCTGGTGCACCTGTGCTGGGTGCGTGCTGGCATCTCGCGTGCGGCGCTACTGCGCCTTTTTCTGGCCATGGAGCGGGGCAGCCACTTCAGCCTGGGCTGTCCGCAGCTGGGCTATGCCGCGGCCCGTGCCTTCCGCCTCGAGCCTCTCACGCCTCGCGGCGTGCTCACTGTGGACGGAGAGCAGGTGGAGTATGGGCCGCTGCAGGCGCAGGTGCACCCAGGCCTCGGGACACTGCTCACTGGGCCTCCCGGCCGCCGCACCTAA
- the SPHK2 gene encoding sphingosine kinase 2 isoform X3 → METQRPDQELTWSWGHRPRSALDRAEAMAPPPPLPLAASTPLLHGEFGSYPARGSRLALTLTPQALHIQRLRPKPEARPRGSLVSLAEVSGCCTLRSRSPTDQAAYFCVYTYPQGRHGGRLGGQRRAARTFRADGAATYEENRAEAQRWAIALMCLLRGLPLPGDREITPELLPKPPRLLLLVNPFGGRGLAWQWCKNHVLPMISEAGLSFNLIRTERQNHARELVQGLSLSEWDGIVTVSGDGLLFEVLNGLLDRPDWEEAVKTPVGILPCGSGNALAGAVNQHGGFEPALGVDLLLNCSLLLCRGGSRPLDLLSVTLASGSRCFSFLAVAWGFVSDVDIQSERFRALGSARFTLGTVLGLATLHTYRGRLSYLPAAVEPASPAPARGLPRAKSELTLAPAPAPAPAPPVAHSPLHRSVSDLPLPLPQPALTSPGSPEPLPILSLNGGGPELAGDWGGAGDAPLSPDPLLPSPPSSPKALLSPVTEGVPETTASSGLAPPTPDVPGAAPGATSARGPPDHLLPPLGTPLPPGWVTLEGDFVLMLAISPSHLGADLVAAPHARFDDGLVHLCWVRAGISRAALLRLFLAMERGSHFSLGCPQLGYAAARAFRLEPLTPRGVLTVDGEQVEYGPLQAQVHPGLGTLLTGPPGRRT, encoded by the exons ATGGAAACCCAG aggCCAGACCAGGAGCTGACCTGGAGCTGGGGCCACAGGCCTAGAAGCGCCCTGGACAGGGCCGAGGCCAtggcccccccaccaccactgccatTGGCCGCAAGCACCCCGCTCCTGCATGGCGAGTTCGGCTCCTACCCGGCCCGGGGCTCCCGCCTGGCCCTCACTCTCACCCCACAGGCCCTGCACATACAGCGGCTGCGCCCGAAGCCCGAAGCCCGCCCCCGGGGCAGCCTGGTCTCCCTGGCCGAGGTGTCAGGCTGCTGCACCCTGCGGAGCCGCAGCCCCACAGACCAGGCGGCCTACTTCTGCGTCTACACCTACCCGCAGGGCCGGCACGGGGGCCGCCTCGGGGGCCAGCGGAGAGCCGCCCGCACCTTTCGGGCCGACGGGGCAGCCACCTACGAGGAGAACCGCGCTGAGGCCCAGCGCTGGGCCATTGCGCTCATGTGTCTGCTCCGTGGACTGCCACTGCCAGGGGACAGGG AAATCACCCCCGAGCTGCTGCCGAAGCCACCCCGATTGCTCCTATTGGTCAATCCGTTTGGGGGGCGGGGTCTGGCCTGGCAGTGGTGTAAGAACCACGTGCTGCCCATGATTTCTGAAGCCGGGCTGTCCTTCAACCTCATCCGGACAG AACGGCAGAACCACGCCCGGGAGCTGGTGCAGGGGCTGAGCCTGAGTGAGTGGGATGGCATCGTCACAGTCTCAGGAGACGGGCTGTTGTTCGAG GTGCTGAACGGACTCCTAGACCGCCCTGACTGGGAAGAAGCTGTGAAGACACCCGTGGGCATCCTCCCCTGTGGCTCGGGCAACGCCCTGGCTGGAGCTGTGAACCAGCATGGGGG GTTTGAACCTGCCCTGGGTGTCGACCTGCTGCTCAACTGCTCGCTGTTGCTGTGCCGGGGGGGCAGCCGCCCATTGGACCTGCTCTCGGTGACGCTGGCCTCAGGCTCCCGCTGTTTCTCCTTCCTGGCCGTTGCCTGGGGCTTCGTGTCAGACGTGGACATCCAGAGCGAGCGCTTCAGGGCCCTGGGAAGCGCCCGCTTCACACTGGGCACGGTGCTGGGCCTTGCCACCCTGCACACCTACCGCGGACGCCTCTCTTACCTCCCCGCTGCTGTAGAGCCTGCCTCTCCCGCCCCTGCCCGAGGCCTACCCCGTGCCAAGTCAGAGCTGACCCTGGCCCCTGCCCCGGCCCCAGCGCCGGCCCCGCCTGTGGCGCACTCACCCCTGCATCGCTCGGTGTCTgacctgcctctgcccctgccccagcctgccctGACCTCGCCAGGCTCGCCTGAGCCCCTGCCCATCCTGTCCCTCAATGGCGGGGGCCCAGAGTTGGctggggactggggtggggctggagatGCCCCACTGTCCCCAGACCCGCTGCTGCCCTCACCACCTAGCTCCCCTAAGGCTTTACTGTCACCCGTCACAGAGGGGGTCCCAGAAACGACAGCCTCCTCTGGGCTCGCACCTCCCACCCCTGATGTCCCGGGAGCTGCCCCAGGAGCCACTTCTGCCAGGGGCCCACCTGaccaccttctccctcctctgggcaCCCCACTGCCCCCGGGCTGGGTGACACTGGAGGGCGACTTTGTACTCATGTTGGCCATCTCACCCAGCCACCTGGGGGCTGACCTGGTGGCAGCCCCCCATGCGCGCTTTGACGACGGCCTGGTGCACCTGTGCTGGGTGCGTGCTGGCATCTCGCGTGCGGCGCTACTGCGCCTTTTTCTGGCCATGGAGCGGGGCAGCCACTTCAGCCTGGGCTGTCCGCAGCTGGGCTATGCCGCGGCCCGTGCCTTCCGCCTCGAGCCTCTCACGCCTCGCGGCGTGCTCACTGTGGACGGAGAGCAGGTGGAGTATGGGCCGCTGCAGGCGCAGGTGCACCCAGGCCTCGGGACACTGCTCACTGGGCCTCCCGGCCGCCGCACCTAA
- the SPHK2 gene encoding sphingosine kinase 2 isoform X1, translating into MGAVGADLRGRLEEDSRPDQELTWSWGHRPRSALDRAEAMAPPPPLPLAASTPLLHGEFGSYPARGSRLALTLTPQALHIQRLRPKPEARPRGSLVSLAEVSGCCTLRSRSPTDQAAYFCVYTYPQGRHGGRLGGQRRAARTFRADGAATYEENRAEAQRWAIALMCLLRGLPLPGDREITPELLPKPPRLLLLVNPFGGRGLAWQWCKNHVLPMISEAGLSFNLIRTERQNHARELVQGLSLSEWDGIVTVSGDGLLFEVLNGLLDRPDWEEAVKTPVGILPCGSGNALAGAVNQHGGFEPALGVDLLLNCSLLLCRGGSRPLDLLSVTLASGSRCFSFLAVAWGFVSDVDIQSERFRALGSARFTLGTVLGLATLHTYRGRLSYLPAAVEPASPAPARGLPRAKSELTLAPAPAPAPAPPVAHSPLHRSVSDLPLPLPQPALTSPGSPEPLPILSLNGGGPELAGDWGGAGDAPLSPDPLLPSPPSSPKALLSPVTEGVPETTASSGLAPPTPDVPGAAPGATSARGPPDHLLPPLGTPLPPGWVTLEGDFVLMLAISPSHLGADLVAAPHARFDDGLVHLCWVRAGISRAALLRLFLAMERGSHFSLGCPQLGYAAARAFRLEPLTPRGVLTVDGEQVEYGPLQAQVHPGLGTLLTGPPGRRT; encoded by the exons ATGGGGGCGGTTGGTGCTGACTTGAGGGGCCGCCTGGAGGAGGACTCG aggCCAGACCAGGAGCTGACCTGGAGCTGGGGCCACAGGCCTAGAAGCGCCCTGGACAGGGCCGAGGCCAtggcccccccaccaccactgccatTGGCCGCAAGCACCCCGCTCCTGCATGGCGAGTTCGGCTCCTACCCGGCCCGGGGCTCCCGCCTGGCCCTCACTCTCACCCCACAGGCCCTGCACATACAGCGGCTGCGCCCGAAGCCCGAAGCCCGCCCCCGGGGCAGCCTGGTCTCCCTGGCCGAGGTGTCAGGCTGCTGCACCCTGCGGAGCCGCAGCCCCACAGACCAGGCGGCCTACTTCTGCGTCTACACCTACCCGCAGGGCCGGCACGGGGGCCGCCTCGGGGGCCAGCGGAGAGCCGCCCGCACCTTTCGGGCCGACGGGGCAGCCACCTACGAGGAGAACCGCGCTGAGGCCCAGCGCTGGGCCATTGCGCTCATGTGTCTGCTCCGTGGACTGCCACTGCCAGGGGACAGGG AAATCACCCCCGAGCTGCTGCCGAAGCCACCCCGATTGCTCCTATTGGTCAATCCGTTTGGGGGGCGGGGTCTGGCCTGGCAGTGGTGTAAGAACCACGTGCTGCCCATGATTTCTGAAGCCGGGCTGTCCTTCAACCTCATCCGGACAG AACGGCAGAACCACGCCCGGGAGCTGGTGCAGGGGCTGAGCCTGAGTGAGTGGGATGGCATCGTCACAGTCTCAGGAGACGGGCTGTTGTTCGAG GTGCTGAACGGACTCCTAGACCGCCCTGACTGGGAAGAAGCTGTGAAGACACCCGTGGGCATCCTCCCCTGTGGCTCGGGCAACGCCCTGGCTGGAGCTGTGAACCAGCATGGGGG GTTTGAACCTGCCCTGGGTGTCGACCTGCTGCTCAACTGCTCGCTGTTGCTGTGCCGGGGGGGCAGCCGCCCATTGGACCTGCTCTCGGTGACGCTGGCCTCAGGCTCCCGCTGTTTCTCCTTCCTGGCCGTTGCCTGGGGCTTCGTGTCAGACGTGGACATCCAGAGCGAGCGCTTCAGGGCCCTGGGAAGCGCCCGCTTCACACTGGGCACGGTGCTGGGCCTTGCCACCCTGCACACCTACCGCGGACGCCTCTCTTACCTCCCCGCTGCTGTAGAGCCTGCCTCTCCCGCCCCTGCCCGAGGCCTACCCCGTGCCAAGTCAGAGCTGACCCTGGCCCCTGCCCCGGCCCCAGCGCCGGCCCCGCCTGTGGCGCACTCACCCCTGCATCGCTCGGTGTCTgacctgcctctgcccctgccccagcctgccctGACCTCGCCAGGCTCGCCTGAGCCCCTGCCCATCCTGTCCCTCAATGGCGGGGGCCCAGAGTTGGctggggactggggtggggctggagatGCCCCACTGTCCCCAGACCCGCTGCTGCCCTCACCACCTAGCTCCCCTAAGGCTTTACTGTCACCCGTCACAGAGGGGGTCCCAGAAACGACAGCCTCCTCTGGGCTCGCACCTCCCACCCCTGATGTCCCGGGAGCTGCCCCAGGAGCCACTTCTGCCAGGGGCCCACCTGaccaccttctccctcctctgggcaCCCCACTGCCCCCGGGCTGGGTGACACTGGAGGGCGACTTTGTACTCATGTTGGCCATCTCACCCAGCCACCTGGGGGCTGACCTGGTGGCAGCCCCCCATGCGCGCTTTGACGACGGCCTGGTGCACCTGTGCTGGGTGCGTGCTGGCATCTCGCGTGCGGCGCTACTGCGCCTTTTTCTGGCCATGGAGCGGGGCAGCCACTTCAGCCTGGGCTGTCCGCAGCTGGGCTATGCCGCGGCCCGTGCCTTCCGCCTCGAGCCTCTCACGCCTCGCGGCGTGCTCACTGTGGACGGAGAGCAGGTGGAGTATGGGCCGCTGCAGGCGCAGGTGCACCCAGGCCTCGGGACACTGCTCACTGGGCCTCCCGGCCGCCGCACCTAA
- the SPHK2 gene encoding sphingosine kinase 2 isoform X5 — protein MISEAGLSFNLIRTERQNHARELVQGLSLSEWDGIVTVSGDGLLFEVLNGLLDRPDWEEAVKTPVGILPCGSGNALAGAVNQHGGFEPALGVDLLLNCSLLLCRGGSRPLDLLSVTLASGSRCFSFLAVAWGFVSDVDIQSERFRALGSARFTLGTVLGLATLHTYRGRLSYLPAAVEPASPAPARGLPRAKSELTLAPAPAPAPAPPVAHSPLHRSVSDLPLPLPQPALTSPGSPEPLPILSLNGGGPELAGDWGGAGDAPLSPDPLLPSPPSSPKALLSPVTEGVPETTASSGLAPPTPDVPGAAPGATSARGPPDHLLPPLGTPLPPGWVTLEGDFVLMLAISPSHLGADLVAAPHARFDDGLVHLCWVRAGISRAALLRLFLAMERGSHFSLGCPQLGYAAARAFRLEPLTPRGVLTVDGEQVEYGPLQAQVHPGLGTLLTGPPGRRT, from the exons ATGATTTCTGAAGCCGGGCTGTCCTTCAACCTCATCCGGACAG AACGGCAGAACCACGCCCGGGAGCTGGTGCAGGGGCTGAGCCTGAGTGAGTGGGATGGCATCGTCACAGTCTCAGGAGACGGGCTGTTGTTCGAG GTGCTGAACGGACTCCTAGACCGCCCTGACTGGGAAGAAGCTGTGAAGACACCCGTGGGCATCCTCCCCTGTGGCTCGGGCAACGCCCTGGCTGGAGCTGTGAACCAGCATGGGGG GTTTGAACCTGCCCTGGGTGTCGACCTGCTGCTCAACTGCTCGCTGTTGCTGTGCCGGGGGGGCAGCCGCCCATTGGACCTGCTCTCGGTGACGCTGGCCTCAGGCTCCCGCTGTTTCTCCTTCCTGGCCGTTGCCTGGGGCTTCGTGTCAGACGTGGACATCCAGAGCGAGCGCTTCAGGGCCCTGGGAAGCGCCCGCTTCACACTGGGCACGGTGCTGGGCCTTGCCACCCTGCACACCTACCGCGGACGCCTCTCTTACCTCCCCGCTGCTGTAGAGCCTGCCTCTCCCGCCCCTGCCCGAGGCCTACCCCGTGCCAAGTCAGAGCTGACCCTGGCCCCTGCCCCGGCCCCAGCGCCGGCCCCGCCTGTGGCGCACTCACCCCTGCATCGCTCGGTGTCTgacctgcctctgcccctgccccagcctgccctGACCTCGCCAGGCTCGCCTGAGCCCCTGCCCATCCTGTCCCTCAATGGCGGGGGCCCAGAGTTGGctggggactggggtggggctggagatGCCCCACTGTCCCCAGACCCGCTGCTGCCCTCACCACCTAGCTCCCCTAAGGCTTTACTGTCACCCGTCACAGAGGGGGTCCCAGAAACGACAGCCTCCTCTGGGCTCGCACCTCCCACCCCTGATGTCCCGGGAGCTGCCCCAGGAGCCACTTCTGCCAGGGGCCCACCTGaccaccttctccctcctctgggcaCCCCACTGCCCCCGGGCTGGGTGACACTGGAGGGCGACTTTGTACTCATGTTGGCCATCTCACCCAGCCACCTGGGGGCTGACCTGGTGGCAGCCCCCCATGCGCGCTTTGACGACGGCCTGGTGCACCTGTGCTGGGTGCGTGCTGGCATCTCGCGTGCGGCGCTACTGCGCCTTTTTCTGGCCATGGAGCGGGGCAGCCACTTCAGCCTGGGCTGTCCGCAGCTGGGCTATGCCGCGGCCCGTGCCTTCCGCCTCGAGCCTCTCACGCCTCGCGGCGTGCTCACTGTGGACGGAGAGCAGGTGGAGTATGGGCCGCTGCAGGCGCAGGTGCACCCAGGCCTCGGGACACTGCTCACTGGGCCTCCCGGCCGCCGCACCTAA
- the DBP gene encoding D site-binding protein, whose product MARPVSDRTPAPLLLGGPAGAPPGGGALLGLRSLLQGTSKTKEPASCLLKEKERKAAPPAATVPGPGLETASPADAPAGAVVGGGSPRGRPGAAPGPGLLAPLLWERTLPFGDVEYVDLDAFLLEHGLPPSPPPPGGPSPTPSPVRTPAPSPGPGSCGSASPRSSPGHAPTRAALGAAGGHRAGLTSRDTPSPVDPDTVEVLMTFEPDPADLALSSIPGHETFDPRRHRFSEEELKPQPIMKKARKIQVPEEQKDEKYWSRRYKNNEAAKRSRDARRLKENQISVRAAFLEKENALLRQEVVAVRQELSHYRAVLSRYQAQHGAL is encoded by the exons ATGGCGCGGCCCGTGAGCGACAGGACCCCGGCCCCCCTGCTGCTGGGCGGCCCAGCCGGGGCCCCCCCTGGCGGGGGAGCGCTGCTTGGGCTGCGGAGCCTTCTGCAGGGGACCAGCAAAACCAAAGAGCCAGCCAGCT GTCTCCTGAAGGAAAAGGAGCGCAAGGCGGCTCCGCCGGCAGCCACGGTCCCCGGGCCCGGCCTGGAGACGGCGAGCCCGGCGGATGCCCCAGCTGGGGCAGTGGTGGGCGGCGGGTCCCCGCGGGGCCGCCCGGGGGCCGCGCCTGGACCGGGTCTGTTGGCGCCGCTGCTGTGGGAGCGGACGCTGCCGTTCGGCGACGTGGAGTATGTGGACCTGGACGCCTTCTTGCTGGAGCACGGGCTCCcgcccagccccccgccccccggcggCCCTTCACCGACGCCCTCGCCCGTGCGCACGCCCGCACCCTCCCCGGGGCCGGGTTCCTGCGGCTCAGCTTCCCCTCGTTCCTCCCCGGGGCACGCCCCCACCCGGGCTGCCCTAGGGGCCGCGGGCGGCCACCGCGCAG GCCTGACCTCCCGGGACACACCCAGCCCGGTGGACCCAGACACCGTGGAGGTGCTGATGACATTTGAACCTGACCCAGCTGATTTAGCCCTGTCAAGCATTCCCGGCCATGAGACCTTTGACCCTCGGAGACATCGCTTCTCAGAGGAGGAGCTGAAGCCTCAGCCCATCATGAAGAAGGCTCGGAAGATCCAGGTGCCAGAGGAGCAGAAG GACGAGAAGTATTGGAGCCGGCGGTACAAGAATAACGAGGCAGCCAAGAGGTCCCGAGACGCCCGGCGGCTCAAGGAGAACCAGATATCAGTACGGGCGGCCTTCCTGGAGAAGGAGAACGCCCTGCTGCGGCAGGAAGTGGTGGCTGTGCGCCAGGAGCTGTCCCACTACCGCGCCGTGCTGTCCCGCTACCAGGCCCAGCACGGAGCCCTGTGA
- the SPHK2 gene encoding sphingosine kinase 2 isoform X4, whose protein sequence is MAPPPPLPLAASTPLLHGEFGSYPARGSRLALTLTPQALHIQRLRPKPEARPRGSLVSLAEVSGCCTLRSRSPTDQAAYFCVYTYPQGRHGGRLGGQRRAARTFRADGAATYEENRAEAQRWAIALMCLLRGLPLPGDREITPELLPKPPRLLLLVNPFGGRGLAWQWCKNHVLPMISEAGLSFNLIRTERQNHARELVQGLSLSEWDGIVTVSGDGLLFEVLNGLLDRPDWEEAVKTPVGILPCGSGNALAGAVNQHGGFEPALGVDLLLNCSLLLCRGGSRPLDLLSVTLASGSRCFSFLAVAWGFVSDVDIQSERFRALGSARFTLGTVLGLATLHTYRGRLSYLPAAVEPASPAPARGLPRAKSELTLAPAPAPAPAPPVAHSPLHRSVSDLPLPLPQPALTSPGSPEPLPILSLNGGGPELAGDWGGAGDAPLSPDPLLPSPPSSPKALLSPVTEGVPETTASSGLAPPTPDVPGAAPGATSARGPPDHLLPPLGTPLPPGWVTLEGDFVLMLAISPSHLGADLVAAPHARFDDGLVHLCWVRAGISRAALLRLFLAMERGSHFSLGCPQLGYAAARAFRLEPLTPRGVLTVDGEQVEYGPLQAQVHPGLGTLLTGPPGRRT, encoded by the exons AtggcccccccaccaccactgccatTGGCCGCAAGCACCCCGCTCCTGCATGGCGAGTTCGGCTCCTACCCGGCCCGGGGCTCCCGCCTGGCCCTCACTCTCACCCCACAGGCCCTGCACATACAGCGGCTGCGCCCGAAGCCCGAAGCCCGCCCCCGGGGCAGCCTGGTCTCCCTGGCCGAGGTGTCAGGCTGCTGCACCCTGCGGAGCCGCAGCCCCACAGACCAGGCGGCCTACTTCTGCGTCTACACCTACCCGCAGGGCCGGCACGGGGGCCGCCTCGGGGGCCAGCGGAGAGCCGCCCGCACCTTTCGGGCCGACGGGGCAGCCACCTACGAGGAGAACCGCGCTGAGGCCCAGCGCTGGGCCATTGCGCTCATGTGTCTGCTCCGTGGACTGCCACTGCCAGGGGACAGGG AAATCACCCCCGAGCTGCTGCCGAAGCCACCCCGATTGCTCCTATTGGTCAATCCGTTTGGGGGGCGGGGTCTGGCCTGGCAGTGGTGTAAGAACCACGTGCTGCCCATGATTTCTGAAGCCGGGCTGTCCTTCAACCTCATCCGGACAG AACGGCAGAACCACGCCCGGGAGCTGGTGCAGGGGCTGAGCCTGAGTGAGTGGGATGGCATCGTCACAGTCTCAGGAGACGGGCTGTTGTTCGAG GTGCTGAACGGACTCCTAGACCGCCCTGACTGGGAAGAAGCTGTGAAGACACCCGTGGGCATCCTCCCCTGTGGCTCGGGCAACGCCCTGGCTGGAGCTGTGAACCAGCATGGGGG GTTTGAACCTGCCCTGGGTGTCGACCTGCTGCTCAACTGCTCGCTGTTGCTGTGCCGGGGGGGCAGCCGCCCATTGGACCTGCTCTCGGTGACGCTGGCCTCAGGCTCCCGCTGTTTCTCCTTCCTGGCCGTTGCCTGGGGCTTCGTGTCAGACGTGGACATCCAGAGCGAGCGCTTCAGGGCCCTGGGAAGCGCCCGCTTCACACTGGGCACGGTGCTGGGCCTTGCCACCCTGCACACCTACCGCGGACGCCTCTCTTACCTCCCCGCTGCTGTAGAGCCTGCCTCTCCCGCCCCTGCCCGAGGCCTACCCCGTGCCAAGTCAGAGCTGACCCTGGCCCCTGCCCCGGCCCCAGCGCCGGCCCCGCCTGTGGCGCACTCACCCCTGCATCGCTCGGTGTCTgacctgcctctgcccctgccccagcctgccctGACCTCGCCAGGCTCGCCTGAGCCCCTGCCCATCCTGTCCCTCAATGGCGGGGGCCCAGAGTTGGctggggactggggtggggctggagatGCCCCACTGTCCCCAGACCCGCTGCTGCCCTCACCACCTAGCTCCCCTAAGGCTTTACTGTCACCCGTCACAGAGGGGGTCCCAGAAACGACAGCCTCCTCTGGGCTCGCACCTCCCACCCCTGATGTCCCGGGAGCTGCCCCAGGAGCCACTTCTGCCAGGGGCCCACCTGaccaccttctccctcctctgggcaCCCCACTGCCCCCGGGCTGGGTGACACTGGAGGGCGACTTTGTACTCATGTTGGCCATCTCACCCAGCCACCTGGGGGCTGACCTGGTGGCAGCCCCCCATGCGCGCTTTGACGACGGCCTGGTGCACCTGTGCTGGGTGCGTGCTGGCATCTCGCGTGCGGCGCTACTGCGCCTTTTTCTGGCCATGGAGCGGGGCAGCCACTTCAGCCTGGGCTGTCCGCAGCTGGGCTATGCCGCGGCCCGTGCCTTCCGCCTCGAGCCTCTCACGCCTCGCGGCGTGCTCACTGTGGACGGAGAGCAGGTGGAGTATGGGCCGCTGCAGGCGCAGGTGCACCCAGGCCTCGGGACACTGCTCACTGGGCCTCCCGGCCGCCGCACCTAA